In Saccharicrinis fermentans DSM 9555 = JCM 21142, a genomic segment contains:
- a CDS encoding beta-glucosidase: MRKLFTLVIYSVTILLGTHLKSQDRTALHKKATKQASKLVKQMTLEEKVRLIEMTNLPIERLHIPGHHWWNEALHGVARRGEATQFPVPLSMASTWHPQLIKDMANAISDEARALHHADSPTDQVKRYHGLTLWSPVINMARDPRWGRTEETYGEDPYLTTELACSFVRGLQGDHPDFLKTVATIKHFVANNTEHNRLYVRPDISERALREYYFPAYRDVIAREDVESIMSSYNGLNGVPCSSNKWLLSDVLRKEWGFIGTVVTDVGVPGHLVEKHHYAKNGPEAAMMMITAGVDMYSGSDRGSHVNEREWARQAVEQGILKESVLDQAIIRNLATRIKLGLLRSDDDNPYTKISTDVVGSHAHLAIARQIAREGAVLLQNKDGVLPATPEKYKTILFAGPYVNDAPFGAYSGNAAGVAATPLLGMKAIAGDTYEIKGQLGENWLFIPEGNLNVPGKSNAKGVLGEYFSGIKLEDKPVSVRIDRTIDLDLPKPLAHIDPEIPQPTFSARWTAQLTPNRTGTHYFSLDAISGARVWVNGEKIIDVWSAKAPNSLESKGVFLEAGKAVDLKVEYYNREAEPAKAQLKWIQPQQKQNMKNPEDHLLIYVGGLTWRMSKESHDRMNSILPEEQMKEIKSLAAIYPNMVVVLNGGTVMQLAELNEVVPGILLQWFPGQEGGYALAELITGKVSPSGRLPLTFYTDPEKLPDFEDYEISKGRTYMYMKDNVTYPFGFGLSYSSFDYSDLSVKRQNKQVTAVLKVTNTGTMDADEVVQLYVTNLDSKVYQPVRQLKAFQRISLAQGQSKQVELSFSMDDMAWWSVEKQKYVVNPGRYEVQIGKSSAQIMDKKIIVVQ, encoded by the coding sequence ATGAGGAAATTATTTACTTTAGTGATTTACAGTGTGACCATTTTATTGGGAACGCATTTAAAATCACAGGACAGGACAGCTTTGCATAAAAAAGCAACCAAGCAAGCTAGTAAATTAGTTAAGCAAATGACTTTAGAAGAAAAAGTCCGCTTAATAGAAATGACCAATCTGCCTATTGAACGTTTACATATTCCTGGGCATCATTGGTGGAATGAAGCCCTACATGGAGTTGCCCGTCGTGGTGAGGCCACCCAATTTCCAGTACCCCTTTCTATGGCATCCACCTGGCATCCACAGTTAATAAAAGATATGGCGAATGCCATTAGTGATGAAGCACGGGCTTTGCATCATGCTGATTCTCCAACGGATCAGGTGAAACGTTATCATGGATTAACACTTTGGAGTCCAGTGATTAATATGGCTAGAGATCCACGTTGGGGACGTACGGAAGAAACCTATGGAGAAGACCCCTATTTAACTACCGAATTGGCCTGTTCTTTTGTGCGTGGCTTGCAAGGGGATCATCCGGATTTTTTAAAGACTGTGGCCACTATAAAGCATTTTGTGGCCAATAATACAGAGCATAATCGTTTATATGTGCGACCTGATATTTCGGAAAGGGCATTGCGTGAATATTACTTTCCTGCTTATCGGGATGTGATAGCGCGTGAAGATGTGGAATCCATTATGTCATCCTATAATGGATTAAATGGGGTTCCTTGTTCTTCTAATAAATGGTTGTTAAGTGATGTATTACGTAAAGAGTGGGGATTTATTGGAACTGTAGTAACAGATGTGGGGGTGCCAGGACATTTGGTCGAAAAACATCACTACGCCAAAAATGGTCCGGAAGCTGCAATGATGATGATCACCGCAGGAGTAGATATGTACTCCGGGTCTGATAGAGGTAGCCATGTGAATGAGCGGGAATGGGCACGCCAAGCTGTTGAGCAAGGCATACTTAAAGAGTCGGTCTTGGATCAGGCTATTATCCGTAATCTGGCAACACGTATCAAGCTGGGGCTGTTGCGTAGCGATGATGATAACCCATATACGAAAATATCAACAGATGTGGTGGGTTCTCATGCTCATTTAGCTATTGCAAGACAAATTGCCCGTGAGGGCGCTGTTTTATTACAAAACAAGGATGGTGTTCTTCCGGCTACTCCCGAAAAATATAAAACCATTCTTTTTGCAGGACCTTATGTAAATGATGCGCCTTTCGGTGCTTATAGTGGTAATGCCGCAGGTGTAGCTGCGACTCCGTTGTTGGGTATGAAAGCCATTGCAGGGGATACATACGAAATAAAAGGTCAATTGGGCGAAAACTGGCTGTTTATTCCCGAAGGGAACTTGAATGTGCCAGGAAAATCCAACGCTAAAGGTGTGTTGGGGGAATATTTTTCTGGTATAAAATTGGAAGATAAACCTGTTTCTGTGCGCATCGATCGTACTATTGACTTGGATTTGCCCAAACCTTTGGCACATATTGATCCAGAAATCCCCCAACCTACTTTTTCGGCACGTTGGACTGCACAGTTGACGCCTAATCGAACAGGCACTCATTATTTTTCATTGGATGCAATTAGTGGTGCAAGAGTCTGGGTGAACGGGGAGAAAATCATTGATGTATGGAGCGCCAAAGCCCCCAACTCACTGGAGTCAAAGGGCGTTTTCTTGGAGGCAGGAAAGGCGGTAGATCTAAAGGTCGAATACTATAATAGGGAAGCAGAACCTGCAAAAGCGCAGTTAAAATGGATTCAGCCTCAACAAAAACAAAATATGAAGAATCCGGAAGATCACTTGCTTATTTATGTGGGTGGACTTACATGGAGAATGTCAAAAGAATCGCATGACCGGATGAATTCTATTTTACCAGAGGAGCAGATGAAGGAAATCAAGTCTTTGGCAGCTATTTATCCCAATATGGTGGTGGTTTTGAACGGAGGAACCGTAATGCAGCTAGCGGAACTCAATGAGGTGGTGCCTGGTATTCTTCTTCAATGGTTCCCTGGTCAAGAGGGTGGCTATGCTTTGGCAGAACTGATTACCGGAAAGGTAAGTCCCTCCGGACGCCTTCCGCTTACATTTTATACCGACCCTGAGAAATTGCCTGATTTTGAAGATTATGAGATCAGTAAAGGTAGAACGTATATGTATATGAAGGATAATGTAACTTATCCTTTCGGATTTGGACTAAGTTATTCTTCTTTTGATTATTCAGACTTGAGTGTCAAACGACAGAACAAGCAGGTAACCGCCGTATTGAAGGTGACCAATACCGGAACGATGGATGCTGACGAAGTGGTTCAGCTTTATGTTACAAACCTCGACTCAAAGGTCTATCAACCAGTTCGTCAATTGAAAGCTTTTCAGCGTATATCTCTTGCTCAAGGTCAATCTAAACAAGTTGAATTGAGTTTCTCAATGGATGATATGGCTTGGTGGAGTGTGGAAAAGCAAAAGTATGTTGTTAATCCTGGTCGGTACGAAGTGCAGATAGGAAAGTCGTCTGCCCAAATTATGGATAAAAAAATTATTGTAGTGCAATAG